In Anser cygnoides isolate HZ-2024a breed goose chromosome Z, Taihu_goose_T2T_genome, whole genome shotgun sequence, a genomic segment contains:
- the LOC106044139 gene encoding interferon alpha-2-like has translation MNTFGLVQIGLILLCTTTMSSLNCNHLPLQQRKVIENSLQLLDKMGKKFPQQCLREKMSFRFPEQVLKPKQKETVKMAIEEIFQHIFYIFSKNLTLAAWDGAALEQFQNGLYHQIEQLEACVTKKQTQYFWSKEVNRLKLKKYFQKIDCFLKDKQHNLCSWEISRAEMRRCLQLIDKVVRKLYN, from the coding sequence ATGAACACTTTTGGCTTGGTACAAATTGGCCTCATTCTGTTGTGCACCACCACCATGTCAAGTCTTAACTGTAATCACCTTCCTTTACAGCAAAGAAAAGTGATTGAGAACAGCCTGCAACTTTTGGACAAAATGGGCAAAAAGTTTCCTCAACAGTGTCTAAGAGAGAAAATGTCCTTCAGATTTCCTGAGCAGGTTTTAAAGcccaaacagaaagaaactgtCAAAATGGCCATTGAAGAGATCTTCCAACACATCTTCTACATCTTTAGCAAAAATCTAACTCTAGCTGCCTGGGATGGGGCAGCTCTAGAACAATTCCAAAATGGACTTTATCATCAAATTGAGCAATTGGAGGCATGTGTAACCAAGAAGCAGACCCAGTATTTTTGGAGTAAAGAAGTCAAcaggctgaaactgaaaaagtatttccaaaagATAGACTGTTTTCTTAAAGACAAGCAACACAACCTGTGCTCCTGGGAGATCAGCCGTGCAGAAATGaggagatgtcttcaattgATTGATAAAGTCGTGAGGAAGCTTTACAACTAA